One window of the Rufibacter radiotolerans genome contains the following:
- a CDS encoding DsbA family protein, which translates to MKPTLYYISDALCGWCFAMGPQVVQLQETYGDRFHFEVLSGGMMTGDRVGPISQMADYIKQVLPRLTEITGVTMGEAYVKGILGEGTYVSNSVPPAVALAIFKEVKPEEQVKYAKAIQDLHFKEGQDLNLVETYLPLAREAGLSEEQFRERFTDDQYRLLAQQEFAQVQAWGIEGFPAMIAQKGEELFLVARGFSKAEDVAEILEKIYS; encoded by the coding sequence ATGAAGCCTACCCTATACTATATCTCTGATGCGCTTTGCGGCTGGTGTTTCGCCATGGGTCCGCAGGTGGTGCAACTGCAGGAAACCTACGGTGACAGATTCCACTTTGAGGTGCTGAGCGGCGGCATGATGACCGGCGACCGTGTGGGGCCCATCAGCCAAATGGCGGATTACATAAAGCAGGTGCTTCCCCGGCTCACGGAGATAACGGGGGTGACCATGGGTGAGGCGTATGTTAAAGGCATTTTGGGCGAAGGCACCTACGTCAGCAACTCCGTGCCGCCGGCGGTGGCGCTGGCTATTTTCAAGGAAGTAAAACCAGAGGAACAGGTGAAATACGCCAAAGCCATTCAGGACCTGCACTTCAAAGAGGGCCAGGACCTGAACCTGGTAGAGACGTACCTTCCCCTGGCCCGGGAGGCGGGGCTTTCTGAGGAACAGTTCAGGGAACGGTTCACAGATGACCAATACCGGCTTCTGGCGCAGCAGGAGTTTGCGCAGGTGCAGGCCTGGGGCATTGAGGGCTTCCCGGCTATGATTGCGCAAAAGGGCGAAGAACTGTTTCTGGTGGCCCGGGGCTTCTCCAAGGCCGAGGACGTGGCAGAAATTCTGGAGAAGATTTACTCCTGA
- a CDS encoding alkene reductase codes for MITQENQPLLQPYKKDSLELKNRLVMAPMTRSRANNPENAATPLIAEYYAQRASAGLIISEGTPVSSHAIGYINVPGIYTPAQVEGWKLVTQAVHAKGGKIFAQLWHVGRMSHPDFHNGELPVAPSAVNPNDQAYTPEGFKETVTPRALEVSEIKAIIQDFKNAAANAVTAGFDGVEIHASNGYLLHQFFSSLTNVRTDEYGGSVENRARILFEILDAVKEVLDLSKVGVRLNPSMHGGFGIELAEDGPETFEYIVRQLNDYGLAYLHLTEAGAGARKLPHAIKEVAKHFRKIYQGTLITNGGYTRETGNKVIEEGNADLVAYGVPFIANPDLVDRFDQEASLNQADPNTFYSNTAEVGYTDYPVLAEVEEEK; via the coding sequence ATGATAACTCAAGAAAATCAACCGCTGTTACAGCCATACAAAAAAGACTCTTTAGAGCTTAAAAATAGATTAGTGATGGCGCCTATGACGCGTAGCCGGGCTAATAACCCAGAGAACGCCGCCACGCCGCTCATTGCCGAGTACTACGCCCAGCGGGCCAGTGCCGGGCTTATCATTTCAGAGGGAACCCCGGTGAGCAGCCATGCCATTGGCTACATTAACGTGCCGGGTATTTATACGCCGGCTCAGGTAGAAGGCTGGAAACTGGTAACCCAGGCCGTGCACGCCAAAGGCGGAAAGATTTTCGCGCAGCTGTGGCACGTGGGCCGCATGTCGCACCCAGACTTCCATAACGGTGAGCTGCCGGTAGCGCCCTCGGCCGTTAACCCCAACGACCAGGCCTACACCCCCGAAGGTTTCAAAGAAACCGTGACGCCGCGCGCCCTGGAAGTCTCTGAGATCAAGGCCATTATACAGGACTTCAAAAATGCCGCTGCCAATGCGGTAACCGCCGGATTTGACGGTGTGGAGATCCATGCCTCCAACGGTTACCTGCTGCACCAGTTCTTTAGCTCATTGACCAACGTCCGGACCGACGAGTACGGTGGCTCTGTGGAGAACCGCGCCCGCATTTTGTTTGAGATTCTGGATGCCGTGAAAGAAGTGCTGGACCTGAGTAAGGTAGGTGTTCGCCTGAACCCCTCTATGCACGGTGGGTTCGGTATTGAGTTGGCTGAGGACGGACCGGAGACCTTTGAGTACATTGTGCGCCAGCTGAATGACTACGGCCTGGCGTACCTGCACCTGACAGAGGCTGGCGCAGGGGCCAGAAAGTTACCGCACGCCATTAAAGAGGTAGCTAAGCACTTCCGGAAAATCTATCAGGGAACCTTGATCACCAACGGCGGCTATACCCGTGAAACTGGGAACAAAGTCATTGAAGAAGGCAATGCTGATCTGGTGGCCTACGGTGTACCGTTCATCGCCAACCCAGACCTGGTAGACCGTTTCGACCAGGAAGCATCATTGAATCAGGCAGACCCGAACACCTTCTACAGCAACACAGCTGAAGTCGGCTACACGGATTACCCGGTACTGGCCGAGGTAGAAGAAGAAAAATAA
- a CDS encoding MarR family winged helix-turn-helix transcriptional regulator — translation MKLEDEIKQKSFGSPYRRMFVNVMFTGNWVQKEIASLLKPFGLSLQQHNVLGILRGQHPNPATLGLIQERMLDRDSNATRLVDKLLEKGLVTRCQCSDNRRKVDIIITDKGLELLKQTDGLLQALEERFSHITPEEATLIGELMDKLRDR, via the coding sequence ATGAAATTAGAAGACGAGATAAAGCAGAAATCTTTTGGCAGCCCTTACCGGCGCATGTTCGTGAACGTGATGTTCACCGGTAACTGGGTGCAGAAAGAAATTGCCTCTTTGCTGAAGCCGTTCGGGTTGTCTTTGCAGCAGCATAACGTCTTGGGCATCTTGCGTGGCCAACACCCCAACCCCGCCACGCTGGGCCTGATTCAGGAACGTATGCTGGATCGTGACTCCAACGCTACCCGCCTGGTAGACAAATTGCTGGAGAAAGGCTTGGTGACCCGCTGCCAATGCTCTGATAACCGGCGTAAAGTAGACATCATTATTACGGATAAAGGGTTGGAGCTGCTCAAGCAAACCGATGGCCTTTTGCAGGCTCTGGAAGAGCGGTTCAGCCACATTACCCCCGAGGAGGCTACCCTCATTGGCGAACTGATGGACAAGCTGAGAGACCGTTAA